Part of the Tribolium castaneum strain GA2 chromosome 4, icTriCast1.1, whole genome shotgun sequence genome is shown below.
aaataattgtttgaaCTATTTTTGTGAATAACACTTCCAAAAAAGACCGCCAGGTCTAATTACTCCTCAAGaggtttatttttcaacgtTCTGTAAATAAGTTTGGTGCTTCAGTGAGAAAATCTTGCATAAATTCGgtactattttttctcaaCACCGGAACTTTGCTCCAAactttttacattttgaaGAAAACTTTTCACAATGCTCTAGAATCAGTTTGGTAAAATGTGgtcagaaattaaaatttgctaaGTCATTTCATGAatgaatgtttttataaaatacaatcGTGAGTGTTTGTGGTTGTAAATGTGGTAACAAATAAATTCCAaactaaaaaacgaaaaaaaaagtgttttgttACATTAAGTAAGGCATCATTAactacaaataataaattagataGTTTACAATTACCTAccttaataaacaaaaattaatttgttggtacacatattttgtacaaataaataaattttatttattttattcaatgtacattttttgaataaccataaatagtttaaattttgacgaaaattttgcatattttgCCTCTACAAGCTCCATATcttgtttataattaaattttttctttataatagATTATAGCTGTGTTTTTGCTACACAGAGCAGAATGTTCccattatcaaaaaaaacatcaaagtaattttttttaatggaacaccctaaattttattgcatttttaaacgCAGCTATTGATactaatgattttaatttaaatttattttgatcgattctgcttagttttttaaataatttgttattttttgacaaaatcacgttttatttgaaaaaaaaaatacataaaaacgAAGAATTGTACAAAAGTAAGACTTTTACCAGTTTAAagggaaaaatttaaacttaaatctgTTCAAGTTCTTTAGCGTATTATAATTAGGATTATGGAAaaataagaagtttgttaaaatttgattaacctgaaaaagttaaatggaacactcttttttggtctaaaattaataaataacgaaaaagatatttgactttaaaagttaattttagcAACAATGCACATTATTAGTAAGCATGGTTACTAAACCATGGTCTACTAAGGACCATTTGTTAGagttcataattttaaaaattttgcaaaaatattgaaattttaattatttcattgtaataaataacgaatAATGGCCTAAGGATAACGCCAAAGTTATTATTACCTGAAAATTTCATATTCGAatattgaaacaataattaatatttttttttaagtttaaagttaaatattttttgaataatcagcaagaaacacttaactgttaatgtttttagatagacaatttaaagATCTtttgatgcaaaaataaaaaagggtatttcatataatttttttaagttattcaacttgcaacaaaTCTCTTCTTCTTTTTATCTTCTTGACTGCAATAtactaaaaatatatattttttaagtttgaactttcttctttaaagtggtgaaaatCCTACTTTCCAAAGATTCTTAATGATTTAGCgtgttttcgttaaaaaacaacttatttttatattatttatcttAGAAAtatcagtattaaaagctatattcataaatacaaaaaaatattggaaaaaacataagtttgcaTTGTAGCTCATTTCGGAAACACTCTGtctaattgaataattttagatGAGTCAGGGACTTATTATCTCCggctttcgtaaaaaaataattttctaacatttaaagaTCAATAATAGACTTTTTCGCATCGCTACGCATAGTTTGTCCAAATTGTTGTGCATATTTTCCACCCTctattaataatatataatgAATACTCTTGATTGTTACTGTATTTGAGTAATAAACTTTATTACTGTTGTTAATTCTCTGTAAGATAAAAGCACTATCTAAACCAAGCGAATTATTGTCGCTTAATACTGGGTTGTAAGAAAGGGAAATATGTAAAGACAGtaggttttcaaaaatagacggattattttcaaaatttatttattatgaaCAGAAATTAACATTGTTATCACATTTAAACTCTCTTGTAGTGCCTCTTTCCAGCGGGAGCCGAGGCGTCGGCGTTCAAAGTCTGcaagtaaatttatttaggttcGAACGCTTCACtcgtaaaaatttaacataccACAACGAGTCCGCTGTCGGAGAATTTGTAGACCCTGCTGCCAACTTTGCCGCTGGGAGCTTTGGAGGTGATTGTCAAGGTGTCTCCTTCCAGCTTGGCCGTGCTCTAAAAGCCGGCGTTATTTCGCTGAAAAAACAGCGATTTAATACTCACTTTGAGGGTAAAGTTATTAGGCATCGGTTCGTCTACTTCCTCGCCCAATATAAGAGTCGACGAGGCATTCTCGACTCCGGAGTCGCTGTTCAATGAAATTTTCTTCCCATCAACGACCACTTGAAGTTTGGGTTTGAGCGAGTCAGCTAGTTTGGCTTTGTCTTCGGGAATGCCTACGGAAGCAAATTCATCAATGCAAAACCACACCACGATTTTTATTTAGTCATTTACCCAAAGCCATCAAATATTCGGCGAACTTTTCGTTCTTTTCGAGTTGGTAGGTACCGGCGATTTGAACCATGGCTGTGCTGTGCTATTCCAAAACTGAACTGCGGAGGTGTGGGTTTGGGGCCACTTTTATAGCGGACGAGAGGTGATTTTTGACcgaaataaagataaagataaggTATTTTTGTACCTTATCTCGTACTCGTATAATGCACCGTGTGGATATTGCAGAAACTGTTATGTAATGTTTGATGCAAACGGTTATTGATTTCGGCAAATATTCGCTCATTAATGCCAAATTACGAGGAACGCGCCTGCTTATGCATTGTCCGGTAATGGGAATTTTATGTTACGCAGCGGACACCAAAAAAATGGATGAAATATAAAtcatgttttcttttttactataatttaactaattaatgtttaaatggTCCGAGGTTAAGCTAAATATTTAGTAATGTGTTCCAATATTTCCCATAATACACTCGCTGaacaatataaattattattgcatTACTTCAGCTTCTAACcgaagtaattaattaaatatcgtATCCCGGCCTACCAGCCTAATGTAGTATTGATTTTGCAGAATTCTGATTGATTGGTGTTTTATTAAGTTGAAAATAATGACACTCGTGGGATATTGACTGCCTatctgtttaaatttaaaattcgggAAGATGAATAGtacaaaaaatagaacaattttCGGTGAAATCAATCATTTTTATCACCATATGGAACAGTGATTTTATCTTAAAGTAAACCTTGTATTGTGTACTTTTGCACATGATTAGAGATACAGCAAATCGGGgaaatcaaagaaaataaacacaCAATTTTAATGAGTTTACTTAAACACATTACTGGCTTTCGCATATTTGTGTGCAGAATTTGTCAATATTGAAATAACGGCAATAATAATTGCAGTGTTACATCACCATAAGGatctgtttgattttttatcgTTCTCCACGTTGCTTGATAACAAGTACTGTtggaaatttttgataactaCTATCGTTTTATCCAAATATACTGGTTCTTTGTTTATCTAATACGCCTCTATTGCCAGTAATAAAATCAATAGAGAACTGAAcagcttatcaaaaattgcAACTTGAACCTTGAAAGTGACTAATGGTTTGTACCTCAACAAGTGGCAAGTTTGTCTGTATGGCATGATGCGGGGGCAATAACATTTTGGGTCAAAGTTCTATCAGTTATCTCATCTTTTGCGGTATCATACGTACTTCAGTTAATTTAAcgtaattagttaattaccaTTGACGCTTTTGTGTCATAAGATAATAAATCTTTCTAAACAATGTACCTACttgtaatttctttaaaataaagaagttgGTAAAAAGTTGCAACTGCGAAAGCAAGTGAAAGAAGTCTTGTTATAATGGCAAAATATACtgcgtttttttcattttattttaatccttATCTTACATAATCTAAAGTAAGTTTTGaagtaaattttgtaaagtGTCAGTGTGGAGTAAGAACGAAGTCAACATTTGCTTTTCATGACAAGAGACGAACTGAAATATTTAGTGAATGATTCGTTccaggaaatttaatttagctTCACATCTATCCATAAACTTGACATTACATTCAAATTATCTTTAGTAAATACCTTAGCTACGAAATGTTGTGTAggtatacagagtgtctaTTTTTCGAACTCTATCAGGGTGACCTCagttaataaagaaatattcaAGATcgtgcatttttatgctgaataattatctgaaaaaaaatttgctgtgtaattttcagtttctaaaatattgagaaaaatcgaaaaaaatttatttttgttttaatttttttagcaaaaaccaaaagaactagacgtaTT
Proteins encoded:
- the LOC658268 gene encoding fatty acid-binding protein, which gives rise to MVQIAGTYQLEKNEKFAEYLMALGIPEDKAKLADSLKPKLQVVVDGKKISLNSDSGVENASSTLILGEEVDEPMPNNFTLKSTAKLEGDTLTITSKAPSGKVGSRVYKFSDSGLVVTLNADASAPAGKRHYKRV